The Bryobacteraceae bacterium genome includes a window with the following:
- the greA gene encoding transcription elongation factor GreA: MEDIKKKLQEEIAALEYELRTQLPKEILKARAHGDLRENAEFHAAKERQRFVDARLAQLKKRLAEFSMIDLSRIPRDRVGLGSTVVVLDLDRNEELTYKLVVSEEADAAKGLISTTSPIGRGLVGKKVGDEVTIPSPGGTRRLEILQLTTIHDAAS; this comes from the coding sequence ATGGAAGACATCAAGAAGAAGCTGCAAGAAGAGATCGCCGCGCTGGAATACGAGTTGCGCACCCAGCTGCCGAAGGAGATCCTCAAGGCCCGCGCCCACGGCGACCTCCGCGAAAACGCCGAATTCCATGCGGCCAAGGAACGCCAGCGGTTCGTCGATGCACGCCTGGCGCAGCTGAAAAAGCGGCTTGCCGAGTTCTCCATGATCGACCTGTCCCGGATCCCGCGCGACCGCGTGGGCCTCGGCTCCACCGTCGTCGTGCTCGATCTCGACAGGAACGAAGAGTTGACCTACAAGCTGGTGGTCAGCGAAGAGGCCGACGCGGCCAAAGGGCTCATTTCCACCACGTCCCCCATCGGCCGCGGGCTGGTGGGCAAGAAGGTGGGCGATGAAGTCACCATCCCCAGCCCGGGCGGCACCCGGCGGCTCGAGATCCTCCAGCTCACCACCATCCACGACGCGGCCAGCTAG
- a CDS encoding CDP-alcohol phosphatidyltransferase, whose protein sequence is MTFTRAIGVGAGKILFWIVRALALSRIHPNVLTFIGLLINIGAAWLLAQGRFFHAGLVIIGAGLFDMVDGRVARETRQVTRFGAFFDSVVDRYSDLALLMGLLVYYANINRNFYVVLTAVVMTASVMISYTRARAENVIPSCKVGFLERPERIVLLIIGALFDRMAAVLWVIAVLGNLTVIHRMWHVWEVTREMDRIPSEPAPVQPEEVRQPR, encoded by the coding sequence ATGACGTTCACGCGTGCCATCGGCGTCGGGGCCGGGAAGATCCTTTTCTGGATCGTCCGCGCCCTGGCCCTGTCGCGCATCCACCCGAACGTTCTCACCTTCATCGGACTCCTCATCAACATCGGCGCCGCCTGGCTGCTGGCTCAGGGCCGCTTCTTCCATGCAGGGCTCGTCATCATCGGCGCCGGGCTGTTCGACATGGTCGACGGCCGCGTGGCTCGCGAGACGCGCCAGGTCACCCGCTTCGGCGCCTTCTTCGATTCCGTCGTCGACCGCTATTCCGACCTCGCCCTTCTGATGGGCCTGCTGGTCTACTACGCCAACATCAACCGGAACTTCTACGTGGTCCTCACGGCCGTCGTCATGACCGCCTCGGTGATGATCAGCTACACGCGCGCCCGCGCCGAAAACGTCATCCCCTCGTGCAAGGTCGGCTTCCTCGAGCGGCCCGAGCGCATCGTGCTCCTCATCATCGGAGCGCTGTTCGACCGGATGGCCGCCGTGCTATGGGTGATCGCCGTGCTCGGCAACCTCACCGTCATCCACCGCATGTGGCACGTCTGGGAAGTGACGCGCGAGATGGACAGGATCCCCTCCGAGCCCGCCCCCGTCCAGCCCGAAGAGGTCCGCCAGCCCCGCTGA
- the purU gene encoding formyltetrahydrofolate deformylase, whose translation MAERDTAILLIRCPDAKGLVAGVSGFLYDHGANILSTDEHRDDESGQFLMRVEWDLDGFGLGREEFARAFDGAVARRFGMQWRVAYSRERMRVALFVSKYLHCLSDLLHRHREGELRADIRMVVSNHEDAAAMAGFYGLPFHHVPVTPEGKRDAERRQLELLEAERIDLVVLARYMQVLSPEFVERYPARIINVHHSFLPAFSGARPYHAAFERGVKLIGATAHYVTDVLDDGPIIEQEVVRVSHRDQLADMIEKGRDAERLALARAVRWHLEHRVLLDGRRTVVFV comes from the coding sequence ATGGCCGAGCGCGACACCGCGATTCTGTTGATCCGCTGCCCGGATGCGAAAGGCCTTGTGGCAGGCGTGTCCGGGTTTCTTTACGATCACGGGGCGAACATCCTGTCCACGGACGAACACCGCGACGACGAATCGGGGCAGTTCCTGATGCGCGTCGAATGGGACCTGGACGGCTTCGGGCTGGGGCGCGAAGAGTTCGCGCGGGCGTTCGATGGCGCGGTGGCGCGGCGGTTCGGCATGCAGTGGCGCGTGGCGTATTCGCGCGAGCGGATGCGCGTGGCGCTGTTCGTGTCGAAATACCTGCACTGTCTGAGTGATCTGCTGCACCGGCACCGCGAAGGCGAGCTGCGGGCCGACATCCGCATGGTGGTCAGCAACCACGAGGACGCGGCGGCGATGGCGGGTTTTTACGGGCTGCCGTTCCATCATGTGCCGGTGACGCCGGAGGGGAAGCGGGACGCCGAGCGGAGGCAGCTGGAGCTGCTCGAAGCGGAACGGATCGACCTGGTGGTGCTGGCGCGCTACATGCAGGTGCTGTCGCCGGAGTTTGTGGAGCGCTACCCGGCGCGGATCATCAACGTGCATCACTCGTTCCTGCCGGCGTTCAGCGGGGCGCGGCCGTATCATGCGGCGTTCGAGCGGGGAGTGAAGCTGATCGGCGCGACGGCGCACTACGTGACCGACGTGCTCGACGACGGGCCGATCATCGAGCAGGAGGTGGTGCGGGTGTCGCACCGGGACCAATTGGCGGACATGATCGAGAAAGGCCGCGACGCGGAGCGGCTGGCGCTGGCGCGGGCGGTGCGGTGGCATCTCGAGCACCGGGTGCTGCTGGACGGGCGCAGGACCGTGGTGTTCGTGTGA
- a CDS encoding cobalamin biosynthesis protein CbiM: MHIPDGYLSPAVLGVLGAASLAGAGAAARRASQALEESRVPLMGMAGAFVFAAQMINFPVAAGASGHLLGSALLAITLGAAPAVVVMTAILAIQALLFQDGGVLALGANVFNMALAGVAAGGWAWQAFGSLRRRRTAAFAAGALSAFVAACLALAELALSGIRIPPPALAVALGVFGLTALLEGAITAAVVAALESVQPGLLERAHGSPRRALSGLLLASLLLAAAGFLVASSLPDGLEHLAETLGITELERTVLASPMPDYEAKWLPSDWLQKAGAGLLGLAVTAAVCWAAGRWISRWRSA, encoded by the coding sequence ATGCACATCCCCGACGGGTATCTGTCACCGGCGGTGTTGGGCGTTCTCGGCGCGGCGAGCCTCGCCGGCGCGGGCGCCGCGGCGCGCAGGGCGTCGCAGGCGCTGGAAGAATCCCGCGTGCCGCTGATGGGCATGGCCGGCGCGTTCGTCTTCGCCGCCCAGATGATCAACTTCCCCGTGGCTGCAGGCGCCAGCGGGCATCTCCTCGGCAGCGCGCTTCTGGCCATCACGCTGGGCGCTGCGCCCGCTGTGGTCGTCATGACGGCGATCCTCGCCATCCAGGCGCTGCTGTTTCAGGACGGCGGCGTGCTGGCGCTGGGCGCCAACGTGTTCAACATGGCTCTCGCGGGCGTGGCTGCGGGAGGCTGGGCATGGCAGGCCTTCGGAAGCCTGCGCCGCCGCCGCACGGCCGCTTTCGCCGCGGGCGCGCTGAGCGCCTTCGTGGCCGCCTGTCTCGCGCTGGCGGAGCTGGCGCTGTCCGGCATCCGGATTCCGCCCCCAGCCCTTGCGGTGGCGCTGGGCGTCTTCGGGCTGACGGCTCTTCTGGAGGGCGCGATCACAGCCGCCGTGGTGGCCGCGCTTGAGTCCGTGCAGCCCGGTCTCCTCGAGCGCGCGCACGGCTCGCCGCGCCGCGCGCTTTCGGGCCTCCTTCTGGCCAGCCTCCTTCTCGCCGCGGCAGGCTTCCTCGTCGCGTCCTCGCTGCCCGACGGGCTGGAACATCTCGCCGAAACCCTCGGCATCACGGAACTCGAACGCACCGTGCTTGCCTCTCCCATGCCGGACTATGAAGCGAAGTGGCTCCCCTCGGACTGGCTCCAGAAGGCCGGCGCGGGACTGCTCGGACTGGCTGTGACCGCCGCCGTCTGCTGGGCGGCGGGAAGATGGATCTCGCGGTGGCGCAGCGCATAG
- the dtd gene encoding D-aminoacyl-tRNA deacylase, which yields MRAVIQRVSSASVTVGGTTVGRIGPGLLVLLGVAKGDTEQDAAMLARKIVELRVFQDDAGKMNLSVKDTGGALLVVSQFTLCGDTRKGRRPSFDLAAPPEEARRLYEKFVEAARAEGVPVETGVFQAMMSVSLVNEGPVTFLVESRDPSRSGG from the coding sequence ATGAGAGCGGTGATTCAACGGGTTTCGAGCGCCAGCGTGACGGTGGGCGGGACAACCGTCGGACGGATCGGTCCGGGGCTGCTGGTGCTGCTCGGCGTCGCCAAGGGGGACACGGAGCAGGACGCCGCGATGCTGGCACGGAAGATTGTCGAACTGCGTGTGTTCCAGGATGACGCAGGGAAGATGAACCTGAGCGTCAAAGACACGGGGGGCGCGCTGCTGGTGGTGTCGCAGTTCACGCTGTGCGGGGATACGCGCAAGGGCCGGCGGCCGAGCTTCGATCTGGCGGCGCCGCCGGAGGAGGCGCGGCGGCTGTACGAGAAGTTCGTGGAAGCGGCGCGCGCCGAGGGCGTGCCGGTGGAGACGGGGGTCTTTCAGGCGATGATGTCGGTGAGCCTGGTCAACGAGGGGCCGGTGACGTTTCTGGTGGAGAGCCGAGATCCCAGCCGAAGCGGCGGATGA
- the acpS gene encoding holo-[acyl-carrier-protein] synthase, with protein MILGTGIDLAEVARIREAVERYGTRFLERVFTPGEIAYVETKANRFERYAARFAAKEAGMKAIGTGWRGGVRWQDFEVRNRRSGRPELLLHGVAAEVARRMGVERIHLSLTHTETVAQAFVILEGEGG; from the coding sequence GTGATTCTGGGCACCGGCATCGATCTGGCGGAAGTGGCGCGGATCCGCGAGGCCGTGGAGAGGTACGGGACGCGTTTTCTGGAGCGGGTGTTCACGCCCGGCGAGATCGCCTACGTCGAGACCAAGGCGAACCGCTTCGAGCGCTATGCGGCGCGCTTCGCGGCCAAAGAAGCCGGGATGAAAGCGATCGGGACGGGCTGGAGGGGCGGCGTGCGGTGGCAGGATTTCGAAGTGAGGAACCGGCGTTCGGGGCGGCCGGAGCTGCTGCTGCACGGGGTGGCGGCGGAGGTGGCGCGGCGGATGGGCGTCGAGCGGATCCACCTGTCGCTGACGCATACGGAGACCGTGGCTCAGGCGTTCGTGATCCTGGAGGGGGAAGGCGGATAG
- a CDS encoding putative ABC transporter ATP-binding protein: MSCIVHARGLRFSYQPGREILRGVDFQLHRGENVAVFGRNGSGKTTFLLHLNGILRGEGHLRVCDLPLDPPHLKVIRRKIGFLFQDPEDQLFRPTILDDVAFGPLQAGLSREEAERRARHALALVGIEEDLDRAPYHLSSGEKQRVALAGILAVEPEVLILDEPTTHLDPPARRALLELLKELPQAKLVVTHDAAFARALCPRAVFFDHGRIVADGPIDDLIRRFGWDLGSPPETSPAPR, encoded by the coding sequence ATGAGCTGCATCGTCCATGCCCGCGGACTGCGCTTTTCGTACCAGCCAGGCCGCGAAATCCTCCGCGGCGTCGATTTCCAGCTGCACCGCGGCGAAAACGTCGCCGTGTTCGGCCGCAACGGCTCCGGCAAGACGACGTTCCTGCTGCATCTGAATGGCATCCTGCGCGGCGAAGGCCATCTCCGCGTCTGCGACCTGCCCCTCGATCCCCCGCACCTGAAGGTGATCCGCCGCAAGATCGGCTTCCTCTTCCAGGATCCCGAAGACCAGCTTTTCCGCCCCACCATTCTCGACGACGTCGCCTTCGGCCCCCTGCAGGCAGGGCTCTCGCGTGAAGAAGCCGAGCGGCGCGCCCGCCACGCTCTGGCCCTGGTCGGCATCGAGGAAGATCTCGACCGCGCCCCCTACCACCTGAGCAGCGGCGAGAAGCAGCGCGTGGCTCTGGCCGGCATTCTCGCCGTCGAGCCGGAAGTGCTGATTCTCGACGAACCCACCACGCACCTCGATCCCCCCGCCCGCCGCGCTCTGCTCGAACTGCTCAAAGAGCTGCCCCAGGCCAAACTCGTCGTCACCCACGACGCCGCCTTCGCCCGCGCCCTCTGCCCGCGCGCCGTCTTCTTCGACCACGGCCGCATCGTGGCCGACGGCCCCATCGACGACCTCATCCGCCGCTTCGGCTGGGATCTCGGCTCTCCACCAGAAACGTCACCGGCCCCTCGTTGA